A portion of the Anaerolineae bacterium genome contains these proteins:
- a CDS encoding glycoside hydrolase — translation MKVKTFVIAILALLISCATPAPSPLPTTPSPSPEKHPLYLAIIWHQHQPLYYKDPETGLYTRPWVRVHATKDYYDMAAILEQYPKVKVTFNLTPSLIRQLDDFAGGAKDIYWALAEKPAQELTEEEKRFILQRFFDANWERVIPRFPRYKELLDKRGHSADKAAIDRALTTFTVQDLRDLQILFNLAWFDPDFLAQEPLKSLVEKGRGFSEEDKKVIFEKAREVIRAVIPKHKELQDRGQIEVTTSPYAHPILPLLYDANLAAVGNPSSRLPFHFSFPEDASAQLRKAVEIYEKHFGRKPRGLWPSEGAVAYGIVGLVADAGFTWMASGEDVLAATLELGSFARDSQETVKDADTLYRPYYVRFRGGKPVAVLFRDRVISDKIAFVYSGMPGEEAAKDFIQRLRNIRRCLEETSAKGPHLVSIILDGENAWEWYENDGKEFLHALYRNLSETEDIKTITPSEYIKLFPEQRELMRLWPGCWFSPDFDTWIGEAEENIAWNYLFKVRNFLAEYDLHQRRTAPPEAIARAQDYIYLAEGSDWFWWYGSDQDSGQDEYFDYAFRSLLKEVYRALGEVPPPFLDAPIIPPRPVAPTRSMEKTFTPTLDGQISLEEWAQAGYYREPGQIVEEVYYSFDGQNLYLRLESLSPWSELGPEAHLGVYISSPYVTTANPFSRLGFQREPRTYLGFRATHLAEIAFAAGKAISSTLTRADGLNNWLDPQPIKAGVGESTLELAIPLASLGELSAGDALNLRVVISKGGKDTDLIPSLGPLRIIAPELRPITFILEVRDPEGDDHGPGSYLYPLDAVFQPKVFDLKSFAVGEDEEDLVFAFTFYGPVPNPWNSPINLSLQTLDIYIDVDPGAGTGRRLLLPGRNASLAKGYGWEYAIWVEGWLQQIWTADPSGEIKQLKAPVKTIVNPDRQSVTVRVPKEVFGRDVNLRRWAYVAAVLSQEGYPSPGVWRVRDVEKEPKQWRMGGAPNDTNHTRIVDLAWPEGTSPSQEEILSKYPPSREPNMDKLGPDDFCQIPPMKPPE, via the coding sequence ATGAAAGTAAAAACCTTTGTAATAGCCATTTTGGCCCTACTAATAAGCTGTGCCACCCCTGCCCCATCACCTCTACCAACAACTCCAAGCCCTTCCCCCGAAAAACATCCCCTCTATCTGGCCATAATATGGCACCAGCACCAGCCCCTTTACTATAAAGACCCCGAAACAGGCCTCTACACCCGTCCTTGGGTCAGAGTCCACGCCACAAAAGACTATTACGATATGGCTGCCATCCTGGAACAATATCCAAAAGTGAAAGTCACTTTCAACCTCACCCCGAGCCTTATCCGTCAGCTGGACGATTTCGCTGGCGGTGCCAAGGATATTTACTGGGCTCTGGCGGAAAAACCTGCCCAGGAATTGACTGAAGAAGAGAAAAGATTTATCCTCCAGCGCTTCTTTGACGCCAACTGGGAGCGTGTCATACCTCGTTTCCCCCGCTATAAAGAACTTCTGGATAAGCGAGGTCATTCTGCTGATAAAGCCGCGATCGACAGAGCCCTCACCACCTTTACCGTCCAGGATCTCCGTGACCTTCAGATCCTCTTCAACCTGGCCTGGTTTGACCCCGACTTCCTGGCCCAGGAACCTCTTAAGAGCCTGGTGGAGAAAGGGAGAGGCTTCAGTGAAGAAGATAAGAAGGTAATCTTTGAAAAAGCCAGGGAAGTGATAAGAGCTGTAATCCCCAAACACAAAGAACTTCAGGACAGAGGGCAAATTGAGGTCACAACTTCTCCCTATGCTCATCCCATCCTCCCCCTCCTATACGATGCTAACCTGGCTGCAGTAGGCAATCCCTCTTCCAGGCTACCTTTCCACTTTTCTTTTCCAGAAGATGCCTCCGCCCAGCTCAGAAAAGCCGTGGAAATCTACGAAAAGCACTTTGGGCGCAAACCAAGGGGCCTCTGGCCTTCTGAGGGGGCAGTAGCTTATGGGATTGTAGGCCTTGTAGCCGATGCGGGCTTCACATGGATGGCTTCGGGTGAAGACGTGCTGGCAGCGACTCTGGAACTGGGCTCTTTTGCCCGGGACAGCCAGGAAACGGTCAAAGATGCTGACACCCTTTACCGGCCTTATTACGTCCGATTCCGGGGTGGTAAACCTGTAGCGGTCCTCTTCCGAGACAGAGTCATATCCGATAAGATCGCTTTCGTTTATTCGGGGATGCCTGGCGAAGAAGCCGCCAAGGACTTCATCCAGAGGCTGAGGAACATCCGCCGGTGCCTTGAGGAAACCAGCGCAAAAGGCCCCCATCTGGTCAGCATAATCCTGGATGGTGAAAATGCGTGGGAATGGTATGAGAACGATGGCAAAGAATTTCTTCATGCCCTTTACCGAAACCTCTCAGAGACTGAAGACATAAAGACCATAACCCCTTCTGAATACATAAAGCTCTTCCCGGAGCAGCGGGAACTGATGCGTCTCTGGCCGGGCTGCTGGTTCAGCCCCGATTTTGACACCTGGATAGGGGAAGCCGAAGAAAACATAGCCTGGAATTACCTTTTCAAAGTGCGCAACTTCCTGGCCGAATATGATCTTCACCAGCGCCGCACTGCTCCTCCTGAGGCCATTGCCCGGGCTCAAGATTATATATACCTGGCCGAGGGTTCCGATTGGTTCTGGTGGTATGGCTCTGACCAGGATTCCGGCCAGGATGAATACTTTGACTACGCCTTTCGCTCCCTTCTGAAAGAAGTTTACAGAGCCCTTGGGGAGGTGCCTCCTCCTTTCCTGGACGCCCCTATAATTCCACCCAGGCCTGTAGCTCCTACCCGGAGTATGGAAAAAACCTTCACCCCCACCCTGGACGGACAAATCTCACTTGAGGAATGGGCTCAGGCTGGCTACTACCGGGAACCTGGACAAATTGTGGAGGAAGTCTACTACAGCTTTGACGGCCAAAACCTTTACTTAAGGTTAGAAAGCCTTTCCCCCTGGAGCGAACTGGGACCGGAAGCCCATCTGGGCGTCTACATCTCAAGCCCTTACGTCACCACGGCTAACCCCTTTTCCCGCCTGGGCTTCCAGAGAGAACCCCGCACTTATCTGGGATTCCGTGCAACCCACCTGGCTGAAATCGCTTTCGCTGCCGGGAAAGCTATCTCCTCCACCCTCACCCGTGCCGATGGCCTGAACAACTGGCTCGACCCTCAACCCATCAAAGCTGGTGTGGGAGAGAGCACACTGGAACTGGCTATACCATTGGCCTCCCTGGGGGAACTCAGCGCAGGCGATGCCTTGAACCTGAGAGTGGTGATCAGCAAAGGAGGGAAAGACACAGACCTTATCCCTTCCCTCGGTCCTCTGCGTATCATTGCCCCGGAGCTGCGGCCCATCACTTTTATCCTTGAAGTCCGGGACCCCGAGGGCGATGATCACGGTCCTGGCTCTTATCTCTATCCCCTGGACGCTGTATTCCAACCGAAGGTCTTTGACCTTAAAAGCTTTGCCGTGGGTGAAGACGAAGAAGATCTGGTTTTTGCCTTCACATTTTATGGGCCTGTACCTAACCCCTGGAACTCGCCCATAAACCTCTCCCTCCAGACCCTGGATATATACATTGACGTTGACCCTGGAGCCGGTACCGGACGGCGCCTTCTTCTCCCGGGGCGCAATGCCTCCCTGGCAAAAGGCTATGGATGGGAATATGCCATCTGGGTGGAAGGATGGCTTCAGCAGATATGGACCGCAGACCCTTCGGGGGAGATCAAACAGCTCAAAGCCCCTGTTAAAACCATAGTCAACCCCGACAGGCAAAGTGTCACTGTGCGTGTTCCGAAGGAGGTCTTCGGCAGGGATGTAAACCTCCGCCGCTGGGCCTACGTGGCAGCCGTATTGAGCCAGGAAGGCTATCCATCTCCGGGGGTCTGGCGGGTAAGAGACGTGGAGAAGGAGCCGAAGCAGTGGCGCATGGGTGGTGCCCCTAACGACACAAATCACACCCGCATCGTTGACTTAGCCTGGCCGGAGGGAACTTCTCCTTCCCAGGAGGAAATCTTGAGCAAATACCCGCCTTCCAGAGAGCCGAACATGGACAAACTGGGGCCGGACGACTTCTGCCAGATCCCACCGATGAAACCACCTGAATAG
- a CDS encoding BMP family ABC transporter substrate-binding protein: MNKRLYILFALLTILALIVAGCKPTPTPKPKIKIAVVSDIGGRGDLSFNDMAFKGGDEAERDFGVEMVELVSKVEADYVPNLTTAAKDPDVKLIVGVGFLLSDALAEVAQKYPDKNFVGIDTYAQSIIKEKAPDKYPLPNLMDIVYEEHKGSAIVGALGALLAAAYDKPHIGAVLGIEIPVLWKFEIGYKWGARWATEWLKKNVPNEAFDYTKDFVLWTYTGTFSDITKGYEAAKAMYAKDAVAVYNIAGPLGLGINQAVSEIAEAQKLEFGPPFWIGVDANQDWINPGFVIASMMKRVDKGVYYATKLVVDGKFRDIVKENKGVLVLGVGTKVAGELMEGISVSTLADLDEFIQMGINAEKLTGKKVLPMEPDKIREKVKKMRDAQPEWVWRAIKELEEQIRTGAVEVPAVTTDELIKKWRDELG; this comes from the coding sequence ATGAATAAGAGACTATACATCCTGTTTGCCCTGCTCACGATCTTAGCCCTGATCGTAGCGGGGTGCAAGCCGACCCCTACCCCTAAGCCCAAGATTAAGATAGCCGTTGTTTCCGACATCGGCGGCAGGGGTGACCTGAGCTTCAACGACATGGCTTTTAAGGGTGGGGACGAGGCTGAAAGAGACTTCGGCGTAGAAATGGTTGAACTCGTAAGCAAAGTGGAAGCTGACTATGTCCCCAACCTGACCACTGCCGCCAAGGACCCCGACGTCAAACTCATAGTGGGAGTTGGTTTCCTCTTGAGCGATGCCCTGGCTGAAGTAGCCCAGAAGTATCCCGATAAGAACTTCGTAGGTATTGATACCTACGCCCAGTCCATCATTAAGGAGAAAGCCCCCGATAAGTATCCTCTGCCCAACCTCATGGACATCGTTTACGAGGAGCACAAAGGCAGCGCTATAGTGGGAGCCCTAGGTGCTCTCCTGGCGGCCGCCTACGACAAGCCTCACATTGGTGCTGTCCTGGGAATTGAGATCCCGGTCCTCTGGAAGTTTGAAATCGGCTACAAGTGGGGTGCCCGCTGGGCCACCGAATGGCTCAAGAAGAATGTGCCTAACGAGGCCTTTGATTACACCAAGGACTTCGTCCTCTGGACCTATACCGGGACTTTCAGCGATATTACCAAGGGCTACGAAGCCGCTAAGGCCATGTATGCTAAAGACGCCGTGGCCGTATACAACATCGCTGGCCCTCTGGGACTGGGCATCAATCAGGCCGTGTCCGAAATTGCTGAAGCTCAAAAGCTGGAGTTTGGCCCGCCCTTCTGGATTGGCGTAGACGCTAACCAGGACTGGATCAACCCCGGCTTCGTCATCGCCAGCATGATGAAGAGAGTTGATAAAGGTGTATACTACGCCACGAAGCTGGTGGTGGACGGCAAATTTAGGGACATTGTCAAGGAAAACAAGGGCGTCCTGGTTCTGGGTGTCGGGACCAAAGTGGCCGGCGAGCTTATGGAAGGCATCTCCGTGAGCACCCTGGCCGACCTTGACGAGTTCATCCAGATGGGTATCAATGCCGAAAAGCTCACCGGCAAGAAAGTCCTCCCCATGGAGCCCGACAAAATCCGCGAGAAGGTCAAGAAGATGAGAGACGCTCAGCCCGAGTGGGTGTGGCGCGCCATCAAAGAACTTGAGGAGCAGATCCGCACCGGAGCCGTTGAAGTTCCGGCCGTCACCACCGACGAGCTAATCAAGAAGTGGCGCGACGAGCTCGGGTAA
- a CDS encoding ABC transporter ATP-binding protein gives MSSKLLVEMKSIHKVYPDGTVALKGVDFEVSGGEIIGLLGENGAGKTTLMKILSGLLPPTSGEIYYNGKKVHFRNPSDALKLGIGMVHQYFALVPPFTPLENILLGQEKTGRLSPLDLKGARDKIKALMDETGLHVPLDTPVEMLSAGVQQRVEILKVLYRGTDVLILDEPTSYLTPLEVEELFKVMRKLKAQGKAIVFITHKLREVMEISDRIQVLRNGVVTGKLPTSEATFEKLAIMMVGREVIPQAVRSQAEPGEPILRVNDLHVMSDFGTMAVKGISFEVRAGEIFGIAGVEGNGQSELIQAITGLRRPVKGEIWIKDHHVTAFGPRKLYSLGLSHIPEDKSKFGLAMNFDLAENSILSRQWESQFAGALGRLNWDKILKFAQYLVKSFNVVTPGLRTPVKSLSGGNQQRLLVGRELSKEPSLVVAAHPTRGLDIASTVYIRELLIKMRDAGKAVLLVSADLDEILELSDRIAVMYEGEFLGEGRIGEFAREEIGMMMGGVRLKTEAGGKR, from the coding sequence ATGAGCTCCAAACTTCTGGTTGAAATGAAATCAATCCACAAAGTCTATCCAGATGGCACTGTAGCTCTGAAAGGGGTTGACTTTGAGGTCAGTGGCGGAGAGATAATCGGCCTTCTGGGCGAGAACGGGGCCGGAAAAACCACTTTAATGAAAATCCTTTCGGGCCTCCTTCCCCCAACCTCCGGCGAAATTTACTATAACGGGAAAAAGGTTCACTTCCGCAATCCTTCCGACGCCCTCAAACTGGGGATAGGCATGGTCCACCAGTATTTTGCTCTGGTCCCGCCTTTTACCCCACTGGAGAACATCCTCCTGGGTCAGGAAAAAACGGGCCGGCTATCTCCCCTGGATCTCAAAGGAGCAAGAGATAAAATTAAAGCCCTTATGGACGAAACAGGCCTTCATGTCCCTCTTGACACCCCTGTGGAAATGTTATCGGCTGGCGTTCAGCAGAGGGTGGAAATCCTCAAAGTCCTCTACCGCGGGACCGACGTTTTAATCCTGGATGAACCCACTTCTTATCTCACCCCACTGGAAGTTGAGGAACTCTTCAAAGTAATGCGCAAACTTAAAGCCCAGGGTAAAGCTATCGTTTTTATCACCCACAAATTGCGGGAAGTGATGGAAATAAGCGACCGGATTCAGGTGCTAAGGAATGGGGTGGTGACCGGAAAATTGCCTACTTCTGAGGCCACTTTTGAAAAATTAGCCATCATGATGGTGGGGAGGGAAGTCATCCCTCAAGCAGTTCGCTCCCAGGCCGAACCAGGAGAGCCCATCCTCAGGGTCAATGACCTTCATGTTATGAGCGATTTTGGCACCATGGCAGTGAAAGGAATCTCCTTTGAAGTTAGAGCGGGGGAGATTTTCGGGATAGCGGGGGTTGAAGGGAATGGCCAGAGCGAACTGATCCAGGCTATAACTGGTCTAAGGCGACCTGTCAAGGGGGAAATATGGATAAAGGACCACCACGTGACAGCCTTCGGGCCTCGCAAGCTTTATAGCCTGGGCCTTTCCCACATCCCGGAGGATAAAAGCAAGTTTGGCCTGGCAATGAACTTTGACCTGGCTGAAAACAGCATTCTGAGCAGACAGTGGGAATCACAATTCGCAGGAGCGCTCGGAAGATTGAACTGGGACAAAATCCTGAAATTTGCCCAGTATCTGGTCAAATCCTTCAATGTAGTTACTCCCGGCCTCAGGACTCCGGTGAAGAGCCTGAGCGGAGGAAATCAGCAGAGGCTCCTGGTGGGCAGGGAGCTCTCTAAAGAGCCGTCCCTCGTGGTTGCTGCGCACCCCACCCGGGGTCTGGATATAGCCTCTACGGTGTATATAAGAGAGCTTCTGATCAAGATGCGCGATGCTGGGAAGGCAGTGCTTTTAGTCTCCGCAGACCTGGATGAGATTCTTGAGCTCAGTGACAGGATTGCTGTAATGTATGAGGGCGAGTTTCTCGGTGAGGGGAGGATTGGGGAGTTTGCCCGGGAAGAGATAGGGATGATGATGGGTGGCGTGAGGCTTAAAACTGAAGCCGGAGGTAAACGATGA
- a CDS encoding ABC transporter permease yields the protein MRLLRGLRPIFESLLAIIVGLIVGSILMMVFGYHPLRAYAALFRGTFGSPVDVLETLAFAVPIMLTAITFALGVRSGLFNIGAEGQMYLGAIGAVAVAGLIQLPPVIHVLAATLAGMVAGALWSLIPAILKIWRGVHEVISTIMFNWIAYHFSIYLAIYYLAQPGRAERTVPALPTARYPVIVEGATLTLVFVVALAFCFFIYFYLWGTRSGYELRLVGENPHAARYAGVSARKVLFISFLLGGMAAGLAGASQIIGRPPAWSLYATLGNVISLGFDGIGVALIGRNHPLGGILAAILYGTLQHGGRYMEYHAGVDSEMVRAINGIIIVALSIPELWAIIRRRLKR from the coding sequence ATGAGGCTGCTTCGTGGACTTCGTCCCATCTTTGAGTCTCTGCTGGCTATAATCGTCGGGCTCATCGTGGGTTCAATCCTCATGATGGTTTTCGGGTATCACCCGCTGAGAGCTTATGCAGCCCTTTTTCGGGGGACTTTCGGTTCCCCCGTGGATGTTCTGGAAACCCTAGCTTTTGCCGTCCCTATCATGCTTACAGCCATAACCTTCGCTTTGGGGGTCCGCTCAGGCCTTTTCAACATAGGAGCCGAGGGGCAAATGTATCTTGGGGCCATCGGAGCGGTGGCTGTAGCGGGACTTATACAACTTCCACCAGTAATACACGTTCTGGCTGCAACCCTGGCCGGTATGGTAGCAGGAGCTCTCTGGTCCCTCATCCCCGCCATTTTAAAGATCTGGCGTGGGGTCCACGAGGTAATTTCCACCATAATGTTCAACTGGATAGCTTATCATTTCTCCATCTATCTGGCCATTTACTATCTTGCCCAGCCTGGCAGAGCGGAACGAACAGTCCCCGCTCTTCCCACGGCCAGATACCCCGTTATAGTAGAAGGAGCAACCCTTACGCTTGTATTTGTGGTAGCTTTAGCCTTTTGCTTTTTTATTTATTTTTACCTCTGGGGGACAAGATCTGGCTATGAGTTGAGGCTTGTAGGTGAGAACCCTCACGCTGCTCGTTACGCTGGGGTTTCGGCTAGGAAAGTGCTTTTTATAAGTTTCCTTCTTGGGGGAATGGCCGCTGGGCTGGCAGGAGCAAGCCAGATCATCGGCCGGCCCCCCGCCTGGTCTCTTTATGCCACGCTGGGAAATGTTATATCCCTTGGGTTTGACGGCATAGGAGTAGCCCTCATAGGCCGCAACCATCCCTTAGGGGGAATCCTGGCGGCTATCCTCTACGGCACCCTTCAGCACGGAGGCCGCTACATGGAGTATCACGCTGGCGTGGATTCAGAGATGGTCAGGGCCATAAACGGCATTATAATAGTGGCCCTTTCTATTCCCGAACTCTGGGCTATTATAAGGAGGAGACTCAAGCGATGA
- a CDS encoding ABC transporter permease gives MNQQRIFWILAAVIISALVFYGIEIAGLMPLSILEATFLAMTPLVLAAVGECINQKAGVINIGLEGILLLTSVLGVYGAELFGNGWGGLFFGMIVGALIGLFLGLISVYARAAQVIAGIGINVFAIGFVPFLLRSIWGFPGIHLFPRALMVQPLYTPIGRINPVTIIAIALAILGHLFLHRTVLGFRIKACGERPEAADVAGIRIDLIRLFTATLGGALCGLGGAFMPLGWFGGVVKEISAGRGFIALACVVFSGLEPLLALAAAFIFGFAEGFAYAVAITPGVKEIIPFYFVHMIPYITTLLVVTIAIGQRRFPAASGLPYRRE, from the coding sequence ATGAACCAGCAGAGGATCTTCTGGATTTTGGCCGCAGTAATAATAAGTGCACTTGTTTTCTATGGCATAGAGATAGCAGGCCTTATGCCTCTCTCCATTCTGGAAGCCACCTTCCTGGCTATGACTCCGCTGGTCTTAGCGGCTGTTGGGGAATGTATAAACCAGAAAGCCGGGGTCATCAATATCGGTTTGGAAGGAATTCTGCTTTTAACCTCGGTCCTCGGAGTCTATGGAGCTGAGCTGTTCGGGAATGGATGGGGTGGATTGTTTTTTGGAATGATAGTAGGTGCTCTGATCGGCCTTTTTCTTGGCCTTATAAGTGTATATGCCAGGGCAGCCCAGGTAATAGCTGGTATAGGTATCAACGTCTTCGCCATCGGGTTTGTCCCTTTCCTGTTGAGATCCATCTGGGGCTTCCCGGGTATTCACCTTTTCCCCCGCGCCCTTATGGTCCAGCCCCTTTACACCCCAATAGGTAGGATAAATCCCGTGACCATCATAGCCATAGCTTTAGCCATCCTGGGGCACCTCTTCCTTCACCGAACTGTCCTGGGCTTCCGGATAAAGGCCTGTGGGGAAAGACCGGAGGCGGCGGACGTAGCGGGGATAAGGATTGACCTCATAAGGCTGTTCACTGCTACCCTTGGAGGAGCCCTCTGCGGACTGGGTGGAGCTTTCATGCCCCTGGGCTGGTTCGGTGGGGTGGTGAAGGAAATATCTGCTGGGCGCGGGTTCATAGCTCTGGCCTGTGTGGTCTTTTCAGGGCTTGAGCCCCTTCTGGCTTTGGCAGCAGCCTTCATCTTCGGTTTCGCCGAAGGGTTCGCCTACGCTGTAGCCATTACCCCTGGCGTCAAAGAGATCATACCCTTCTACTTCGTGCACATGATCCCCTACATAACCACCTTGTTGGTTGTGACCATAGCCATAGGGCAGAGGAGATTTCCGGCAGCTTCCGGTTTGCCTTACAGGCGGGAATAG
- a CDS encoding flavodoxin family protein has protein sequence MGTILGLIGSARPWGNSEVLIREALVAAREEGASVKALRISDLHIEPCTGCMRCAFRSEECPIKDDMNFFLETALQADGLILAAPTYFLNVPGPLKNVFDRFLMLSPRWDTRKDEDLKPGGVIMIAGLSPWKGVTRPFLNAFLYTLGFVPIESIVAFFPGPGESLLDDEIVSKVRELGRRVVRGEKRSFLPRGNYCPVCDSDFFRLEGNEAECPVCGTKALVLLENGGIKLDFSRGISDRWTSEGLRKHLNEWIRETGVRFMAVRQQIKERRRSLEAEELEWVKPPERG, from the coding sequence ATGGGCACAATCCTTGGACTTATAGGCTCAGCAAGGCCCTGGGGAAACTCTGAGGTCCTTATAAGGGAAGCGCTGGTTGCCGCCCGGGAAGAGGGTGCTTCGGTAAAGGCCCTGAGGATAAGCGACCTTCACATCGAACCCTGCACGGGCTGCATGCGGTGTGCTTTCCGCAGCGAGGAGTGCCCTATAAAGGACGATATGAATTTCTTCCTGGAAACAGCGCTTCAGGCTGATGGTCTCATCTTAGCTGCACCGACGTATTTCCTGAACGTTCCTGGCCCTTTGAAAAACGTGTTTGATCGTTTCCTCATGCTCTCTCCTCGCTGGGATACCCGGAAAGATGAAGACTTAAAGCCCGGAGGGGTTATTATGATAGCGGGCCTTTCTCCCTGGAAAGGTGTAACCAGACCATTCCTCAATGCTTTTCTCTATACTTTGGGCTTTGTGCCGATTGAAAGCATTGTGGCGTTTTTCCCTGGTCCGGGAGAAAGCCTTCTGGACGATGAAATTGTGAGCAAAGTCAGGGAGCTGGGCCGCCGGGTGGTGAGAGGAGAGAAAAGGTCTTTTCTGCCTCGGGGAAACTATTGTCCTGTTTGCGATTCTGATTTCTTCCGTTTGGAGGGGAATGAAGCTGAGTGCCCTGTTTGCGGGACAAAAGCCCTCGTCCTGCTGGAAAATGGGGGCATAAAATTGGATTTTTCCCGGGGTATATCGGACCGCTGGACCTCGGAGGGGCTTCGGAAACACCTGAACGAGTGGATAAGGGAGACAGGGGTCAGGTTCATGGCTGTCAGGCAACAAATCAAAGAGCGCCGCCGGTCTTTAGAAGCGGAAGAACTTGAGTGGGTGAAACCTCCAGAGAGGGGTTAA